The genomic segment gcttatctcaaatcaagataaacagttcactactcacaaaacaattacaaattacaatcacaaagaaacaatttgtaaaagtttagaaatcaCCTCTCTTGTTAacccaagagatgaaagtcacttcccctataacccacaagggatgaacacctcttctgaatcttcacaaaggatgaacacctccttcaaatgcttcacgaaggatgatagaCTTTTAActcaacaacactcaatcacactccctgtgaaagttctcgctctatgccaacacaccaagttcttaaagccacaacacaagggttcaATAAACCCTACAACACTTATCACCACACACTACagataagatttttcaaaatacacttatttcgtattttgtattttcatattttagaatgagagtcccaatctaatttataaagatctactcaaggatacctccaaacATCCGTTGTCAACTCATTAACGTGTGATAATTAATAatccaattatggtaattaattatgcatttaatgaatgcataacgataaaaaaaacttgcttaaaaatttctcataatttctcattataataatcaattatcttgggtataaaatgaggttttctgattcaaaataaattttaacgcaacctaagacaaacaatgcatagaatcaaatataaaccacatcttatacataaatctactaaattataaaagctttaatataaaaacaagtctttaTGAAAATCTTCCTGCAATAaaagcacttgagacttgactttgagacttgactttgagataTCATCAAAAATTTTGCTCTTTAGTTTTATGCTAACAATAACCTTGCAATTTCAGTGTGGTGTGTTTGGTGCTTCTTGCCTTTAGCTTATTGTTGTACTCTCTGAATATTAAGGAAATTGAATGTGGTCTTACTAATGAGTTGTGTTTTCCTACGGTTGGTTTTGCTATAGATTTTAGTTTGTACCTCTGATTATTATGGTGGTTTGTGCTCAGAAAatggatgaaaatggagacttAGGAGAGGGAATAGTGGTGGGTGTGAAAGAGATGAGCGAAAGTTTTGAATAATTGGGAGAAAAGAACGTTTGAGAAAAACCTGACAAATACTCAAAGAAAGACTATCTTTTGGATAAACTACTTTCGAAATCAAAGAATGATTTTCAAAAAGTTgagaatgttaaaaaaatagcAATACATTTGGCactttattctttaaaaaaaatgaattgtctAATCTTTCCTCTTCATGTTTTTCTACTTCCTTTTGTTTATAGTTGAGAGAAAAGACGgttaggaaaaaaagaaaaaaaaatgaagaaaaagaagaagaaaagataagaaaggagaaaatcatataaattaacaaaactatCTTCAGtattaaaatgtgtaaaaaaagGATAATGTATTCTTCAAAGTTAGGAGATTAACTTTGGTTGTATATTCTCAAAGTTAATGTTCCAAAATATGGGAAGAGAAACActctttaaatataatatagatCTTCTGCTGGGGCTGTAACATCTTAATCTACATCTAATTCTCTGTCCTTTtcgttcttttcattttttttttctttcttctttcctttatTCTTTTTCAACCGTTAGCAGACCGAGAATAGAGGGTCCATTTTCCCTTCCCTCTCCAACCAATTCGTTTTCTCACCATTCcttttcattctttctcttttctggagtatcttttaaataaaaaattgaaaaagcataaaataaagttttattatgtttttaaggtttaattatatatttgttctcTGTTTTATAAGAAAAGTTCCAAACtagacttaatttttttaattatgtccTAATCTTTAAAAAGTTGacttaataattttgttttttaaattactacGTTAATGATACGTTATGTATTAATTcgtattttttgtattttagttttaaattttttatttttttttcattttatttttataaacttttttgttatttatatgttaAGTTTGTGGCATGACACTCTCAAGTCACCTATAAAAGAACGTCTCATAGGACAATGTCACGTGCTAACATTAGTATTAAGTATTATTGTTTTGTATTctatttaattcatgtatatgTTCTTTTATTCAATAGagttataacatttttaaaatagagaaatattatctctttttaaattaaaatcaaatttattttttatataaatatacaatgatatttttattaaaaattattttttaatgtattacattattatatattattaattcatgtttttataagattaaaactaattaataatatttatataaataatgaattgtaaataaatatgaatataatatttatataaataataaatttgataacattattctattaaaaaaataagattaaattaaataaaaaaacatataaaagaacTATATTATTGAAAGGGGAGCTTTGGTATCCTAAAGTTGGTAcaagtttttgatgatgaattgAATCATAAGTTCTTTCTTGAATAACATAATTGATGGGTAAATGTTTAAAATCATAAGTGAAGTATGTTATGTGCATATATCGTAGATGAACAAATTCGCTTAAACAATTCATATACTTTTTAATctattacattaataatataatatattaaagcaaattagaatttataaaaagcaaaatagtatttaatcgattacattagtgatcttatcatttaaaataaataatttgacctaattaattaagattttaatctaatcgattaaattatgacataatatcattatttatatatatatatatatatatatatatatatattataacctGACTCATTACGAAATTCATTTTGTAATATACTATTAAATCTTTGAGTTTGAGTACATGCATACAAgagaatttttttcttatataacatagttttatttttaatttacgtATATAGCAcactataaataatatttacaggAATAGCACGGTTTTGTAAAAGTTCAGAATTCGGTTTTTGGGAAACCGAATTCTCACTTcttattttgaaactttttacAAAAAAGTATGTTAAAATTCTGTTGTTCGGAAACCGAATTCTGATTTTGTTCTTTCGAAAATATATACTGAAAATCTTCAACCGTTTGCGAAAACCATCTAAGGCTTTAACACCGCTGAAAGCTTAAAACGTTTTCTTTGAAGGCTTAAACGGTTTTCGAAAACCGTTGAATATATTAactattaacatatttttaaaattttgcttttagtttaaaattaacaaataattaatttattctaatattatttaaataatattagaatatgtaacatcccaaaaatacagtataaaattatatacgagaataatcacatattaataatactacAAATCAGTTCTACACATAACGAGATACTATTAtagccgaacgaccttacataacAGCAGGGAATTAAAACTGCACACTAGCTACAAttaaaccgaacggtttacaaaatgaACTTGTACCGATCGGTCTTACAAAAGGGGAAGCCAACAACTGACCGAACGTTCCTAAGGTTCAGCCTTCACTTCCGCCTCTTCCAATGCTTCTTCCAGTAGCTCttcttctgctcacatccacacagatgatcattgcaacaggacaacaACCGAACGCACAACACAGACAAAATGataaacagggtaagcttatctaatttaattaattcaataacaaCATACAACGTTCATAATTAAATCAACCACAGCAAATCATAATTCATACGTAAGGGCATATAAAGAccgaccacttgactctgactgtccgaaCTGTATaaatcctgtgtagctacgacgtttgtgcacccgggtgatgtaataACTGGGATGCTCTCAACAGttgccactcgaggttaatctgttccgtccaagttaaccttatggactaggacctcctgtcattcacACACTTGGCTTACTCCTCTCTAtgtgagaatgagtaatcatggaatatcaggataaacgccggtaagctttgcccacattcatactttaccaatcaataaccaccttctgagatattcctccttagaatactctttcataaccaaactatttcattcacatcacatttcaaatACTCTTATACTTCATCATCAATATATTCAACTGAAATAAGATCACACTTTCTCATCATAGCACAAGTACGACTAGAATAAcacttcttagaaactaacatgACCAAGCGCTATTTACGAATTTATCCACTTCAATAAACAGACCCCTAAGAGATCAAACCGGACGCCACGAAGCCTAGgtcgagtactaagactctaggccgaacaccttttaaagaccaacaTTGTTTGACACCCAATACTAATACTGATGAGAAACTATGAAGTAACGAACGCTGTCGAGTTTGGCTGAAGACTCTTATTCTAAAAAATGGTAATAATAGATTACTGAAACGAGACCcaacgcttggtttaagaccgagtcCTGTAGAAAACCGTACACTATTGAACGAGCGCTGGTCCAATACCAAGTACTTATCAGGAACAAGCGCTACTGAGATCGAACGCTTGgtccaagaccgagcactaataaacttacataaaacgaatgaatgaatatatatatatatatatatatatatatatatatatatatgaatatatatatatatatatatatatatatatatatatatatatatatatatatatatatatagacacacacacaaTTGCGccacaattatttttaatggaaAATAACGATAACGCCTACGACTTTAAGTAGTATAGAATATATTTACTAAATTGTTTAAGAAGCCTAAAGGAGAACTacacttaggccgaacgctcatttacgtatatctaatattataaaacgaTCTTCATGAACGAAATTCTCACCAAAAGAAGAATTTAGTATAGACGGACGCTCAAAGGAAAACTGAACAGCTAATATTGTCTCTCGGTCACAGTTTACCTAATTCTACAGAGTATTACAGAATGACTCTTAGACAATATCCCTAAAACATGAGAGATCAGTTAAGACCATGCAGTTCCATGAAGAATCGAACGATCACTAATGACGCTCGACCATACTACATCATTTACTCAGAATACTACAGTTTGAAGATCAAAACCTATCTCAACTCAGTTCACACCATTTATCAATCATCCATCCACACATCCAAACAAGCAGTAGCACAcatatttcatactcatcaaataatcaaacaacgtATCATGCAAACATACAAACgttcaaaacaagaatcttaatcaaattatataagcttcccttactcTAAccataaccgaacgctcacagatgCATAATAGAGCTCACTACTACCAAAGACTTTACATTCGACAGTCACGTTTTAGGAATACTGaaccaaacagaaaaccaaaaacACTCAAAATAATACGATTCGCTCAGGCGACCAGAAATAGGAGTTTGCATGCGAGAATAAACGATCGTgctaaagagaaagaaactcacCGGCTTAGAAccacaaaccgatcggtttaaacgaaagctcttgacgccgggagAGTTCAAACGGTGCCTGagaggtgatcggaagaagagaagatgagattttcttagagagaaagTGGAGATGGTatagagaaggaggagattcagaaggttgaagatgaatggtgcatgcagagaagtggcacgaaaatttgaaagtttcaGTTTTACTCCTACCGTCAAAATCGTTCGTCCAATCTCCATCACACACCTGTCTTCTACTTTTTGAATTTCGGACGCCCTTTTCGCTTACACATTACTCCACTAAGTTGGAGTTTTTATGATTCTGacacaataaattaattatttgttaattaaaaataaaactatgttttataagaaaaaaaatccacaaCAAGAAGCACTATTGGAGGATTCAAGCAACATTTCTGAAAGAAATCACCAAGAAATCTCCGAGGTATGGAAAAGGCAATAAGAACGGTGACATATACATAATTGAGTGTGTTTTTAGGTTCCATTGGCATTGTTTTTGACTTGTAACCTTAGTTGGGTAGGCAAGGTTGGAGAGAGTGAGTGTAGTCCTCTCTTGGTCACTTTGTTTTGTGTTTAAGTGTTGGTGAGGATACAAATTGAGTGTTATCTTTTGTATTTTAACTCAAATCTTTATTAgtagattttcttttaattaaagttgTTGAAAAAGACTAAATATAGGCTCGTTCAAATAGCATAACCGGTATAAATCTTGGTATCCTTTAATCTTGTTCTTACATTTTGTTTTACTTaatcaaaatacttttatttagtGATTTCAAGATTCAATGTTTCAAAAATAACTGtgaaacttatttttaaaatccaatTGACATAGGAACAACATTTCTAACATAAATTAAGTATGATATTTGAGAAAAAACATTGTCCTGTTAGTATTATATGTTACTTACACATAAAaacatataactttttttttccaaaattttagtttaaaatagtTTGATTAGTTAGAGAGGAGAAAatggaaataaaagaaaaggcaAAACATAAGAGTGTAGGAGTAGGATGTGGAGCTAATTATTGTTGTATTGTAACGAAGCAGGGCCTTAGAGAGGCCGCGGCAGCTTTTGCTTTATAAAAATCAGAGACTGAACGTCAAAACAGCACACACTCTTGACAGTGTGAATTGCAGGTTAGTGTTTGGTCGTTTCACATTCCCTCTTCAAAATGACTTTCTCCCTTTCCCTCACCATTCTGCTACCCCTTCTCTCTGTTTTTCTGCTACATGCAAATGCCTCCCCACTCCATTACAATCACCCCATTCACCATCGCCACCCTCGTTTTGCCACTCATGACTACAGAGATGCTCTCACCAAATCCATTCTCTTCTTTGAAGGCCAGAGGTCAGGGAAGCTCCCTCCTAACCAGAGAATGTCTTGGAGGAGGGACTCTGGTCTTTCTGATGGCGCCGCCCTGCGTGTATGTCTATATCTAACCATCTCACAGTCGTCCCAACTCTCACATTgccatgttttttcttttttgtgtatttGGTTGCTTATTTTAGTGTTAATATAAATGCAGGTTGATTTGGTCGGTGGGTACTATGATGCTGGGGACAATGTCAAATTTGGCTTCCCCATGGCCTTCACCATCACCATGCTCTCATGGAGCGTTATTGAGTTTGGTGGGCTTATGAAAGGCGAGTTGCAGAATGCCAGAGTGGCCATTCGCTGGGCCACTGATTATCTTCTCAAAGCTACTGCACATCCCAACACCATTTATGTTCAGGTCAGTTACACACTCTTGcgtattttacctttttattttcttataaaaatggAGTCAGTCTTCTTTAGGGAGAGAATGGGAAACTTAGATTCTGATCTTGGTTTGGATTGGCTTTTGCAGGTGGGGGATGCTAAGAAGGACCATTCTTGTTGGGAGAGACCAGAGGACATGGACACTCCAAGAAGTGTGTTCAAAATAGATGCAAACACACCTGGTTCAGAAGTTGCCGCTGAAACTGCTGCAGCTCTTGCAGCTGCTTCTCTGGTTTTTAGAAGAACTGACCCCACATACTCAAAAGTTTTAGCTAGAAGGGCCATCAGGGTAAGCCTTCGGTTCAGTTTTCAGAAGCAATTTTCGGAAGAGAAAATTGCTCTCCACTAAATCTGAAGACtgtatgtattttgtttgtGGGTTTAGGTATTCCAGTTTGCTGATAAATACAGAGGATCCTACAGCAATGCCTTGAAACCCTTTGTGTGCCCCTTCTATTGCTCTTACTCTGGTTATCAGGTAACCTTTCAACTGTTCCAGATTCTTTAGGGATGTTCAGTTTAGCAAGAGGAGACATACTCATTACTCAAATTCTTTTGGTGAATGATATGGTAGGATGAGCTGTTGTGGGGTGCTGCCTGGCTGCACAAGGCTACCAAGAATCCAATGTACCTAAACTACATTAAAGTTAATGGCCAGATCCTTGGGGCTGCAGAGTTTGACAACACCTTTGGGTGGGATAACAAGCATGCCGGAGCAAGAATACTTCTCTCCAAGGTCCATATCTCATCACATGTATTCTTGACTATGCTGCAAACAAAACTAGAAAcataatgatttaaaatttacagttttttttttcatggtttTAGGAATTCCTGGTTCAAAGGGTACAATCCCTCCATGACTACAAGGGGCATGCGGACAATTTCGTTTGTTCTCTAATTCCTGGGACCTCTTTCTCTTCCACCCAGTATACACCAGGTGAAGTTCATTTTTACTCGGTAGCAGTGGAAACTGTGTCTAAGTGGTCCAAATTGTAACGGTTACTTTCTTGTTATACTAGGTGGGCTACTTTTTAAGATGAGTGATAGCAACATGCAGTACGTCACATCCACCTCCTTCCTGCTGTTAACATATGCGAAATACTTGACCTCAGCTCATACGGTTGTTAACTGTGGCGGAATGGCAGTAACACCAAAGAGGCTCCGGTCAATAGCTAAGAAACAGGTtggggaaaaagaaaaaaaaaaacgtaactTGCAGCATCTATTTATCTGCCATAGTCATTTGGagttgattattttaattattctatttgCAGGTAGATTACTTGCTTGGAGACAACCCCTTAAAGATGTCGTACATGGTGGGGTATGGTGGAAGATACCCAAGAAGGATACACCACAGGGGTTCATCTCTACCGTCCATGGGTGTACACCCTGGAAAGATCCAATGTCGTGCAGGCTTTAGTGTGATGAATTCACAATCCCCGAACCCAAACATTCTAGTGGGGGCTATTGTGGGTGGACCGGACCAACATGATAGGTTCCCAGATGAACGGTCAGATTATGAGCAATCAGAGCCAGCCACATACATAAACTCACCCCTTGTAGGAGCACTGGCGTATCTAGCTCACTCATTTGGTCAAATCTAGACTCCAACTAATTTGAGACAACCAGTAAGCCTTGTAAACTTGTTCACAATGTAACCTTATTGCTGCCACGCTTATGTacgtgtatgtatgtatgttctGTCCAGTGATAGTGTGTTCAACTTTTCAAGAAATTGAAACTAAGTTACCAGTGTTTTGTTTTTGCTATTTCAGTTcctaaacataaatttaaaaaaaaaaaaaaaggagcaTATAGTAAAAGTGTGAAGATGGAAAAGGAGTATTTGACCGTTGAAAATGAGGATGATTGAAGTTAAGGGTGTATGACAAGTGTCAGCGATGACAGAAGTAGTAGGACTTCAGCTTTTTCTTGAGAAGGAGGGAACTTCCCCAAAAGTGGAACACAACGCTTGCTTCCAATGACGACGTTTCACCAATTCACGTCTTCATATGTGTGTAGATCTAAATTTTTACTTCATTTAAACGTGCGTTTCACAAGCGAGTCCGTGGGAAATTTTACGTCCATTTATAAATTTACGCGGAAGCTACAGTTCATAGTAAGTCCTACCCataaaaaattggaaaatttaaaactaacacATTTAAAAATCTGTTAAATTACAAGCTTCAAAAGCTAACTAGTTATTTGTGCTTTCTTTCTCTTAAAAATTTTGCTATTCAAAACTCATTCTCTCTTCAGTTAAAGGAAAGGATATAggtgttttattatttaaacataaaaaccCACAAATGGTACcatatgtaataattttttagtttgaCTTCTCTAAAATTGGAAAATGCATTTTTATGAGGTAAAGTTACTTATGGGCATtgtaacatgaaaaataaaatcatattattattataataaataaaataaaagtaaagcaACTAAAAGAAAGGGGAGGATAAACATCACCCTCGCCTGATTTTTTTCTATCTCGCGAGCACATACAAGCTCTCTTATCTGTTCCTTCTTTTCCATTTTACACCTTCAATCTTCAGTAATTTTTAGAAATTGATCAATAAGATAAAAAGTATTTTGAAttgatcaaattttaaaacGGAATAAGTTTATTCTAATGAAATCatcttttttagttttcatGTTGTTTTTATCATCAACTTTAATTGAAACAATTGAGAGAAATGATTCCCAAAGCCTAATATGTCATATACTAAAACTCTGTCCTGTTTGGACACTTTGCACTTTGTCTCTAGTTGGGAGTAACTCAATCGGCTGAGTTGTGGAGTTTTAACtttgaaaaaagttattttaaagtAAGAGAAGTTAGTAAATCtttagaaatattatttattaaattttgttagtaGTAATGTTGTGATATTGAACCCTGTGGTGGTATAACGGGTTAACCCTTATATGGTTATCTCGATCCCTTTAATTGGATTTATATTGTTACATATCTTGTGAGTGATGGTGAAGAGAGTGTGAAATTTGTGAgatgacaaatttatatatgttataaagaTTTCAACACTCCTACTTACTCAAACCTATTATTTTTCCTATAACAGAGAAAAGTTTCACGGAAGTTTGAAGACgaggaaaagataaaaaaaaaatttcacaccAAGGCATCTTATAGACTCTTAGAGACGTATAAAAAAGCTAGAACTCAAGGAAAAAAAGTTGATTGGATGGGGGACAATGTTTGGAATGGTCTTCTGGAAAAGTGGAACATGCCACTTCATAGACAAAAGTGTAAAACGACAAAGAAGAATCAGACATCTGAAAAGGATGGTTGTTTGCATACTGAAGGATCTATTAGCGTGTACGACCATGCTATTCGTTTGGTATGTAACTTGTACatttcatttcttaattttgtaatcataaacattacaaatatttattaacaactcTTCTTGTTTGAAATCACAGGA from the Vigna angularis cultivar LongXiaoDou No.4 chromosome 3, ASM1680809v1, whole genome shotgun sequence genome contains:
- the LOC108344673 gene encoding endoglucanase 17; translation: MTFSLSLTILLPLLSVFLLHANASPLHYNHPIHHRHPRFATHDYRDALTKSILFFEGQRSGKLPPNQRMSWRRDSGLSDGAALRVDLVGGYYDAGDNVKFGFPMAFTITMLSWSVIEFGGLMKGELQNARVAIRWATDYLLKATAHPNTIYVQVGDAKKDHSCWERPEDMDTPRSVFKIDANTPGSEVAAETAAALAAASLVFRRTDPTYSKVLARRAIRVFQFADKYRGSYSNALKPFVCPFYCSYSGYQDELLWGAAWLHKATKNPMYLNYIKVNGQILGAAEFDNTFGWDNKHAGARILLSKEFLVQRVQSLHDYKGHADNFVCSLIPGTSFSSTQYTPGGLLFKMSDSNMQYVTSTSFLLLTYAKYLTSAHTVVNCGGMAVTPKRLRSIAKKQVDYLLGDNPLKMSYMVGYGGRYPRRIHHRGSSLPSMGVHPGKIQCRAGFSVMNSQSPNPNILVGAIVGGPDQHDRFPDERSDYEQSEPATYINSPLVGALAYLAHSFGQI